A portion of the Candidatus Tectomicrobia bacterium genome contains these proteins:
- a CDS encoding molybdenum cofactor biosynthesis protein MoaB, producing MNPTPGGPSREEVSAAAQKKTYEEHRAEGPDAVTCAVITVSDTRTEANDTSGRLIQDMLQDRGHRVAFYRIVKDEPDQIRAAIEAACAGAGVQVVITSGGTGITRRDTTYDVVASMIEKEMPGFGELFRFVSYQDIGTAAMLTRATAGTYRESIVMTLPGSGNACRTGMEKIILPEISHMVREVLKK from the coding sequence ATGAACCCCACGCCCGGAGGCCCCTCGCGCGAGGAGGTCTCGGCCGCCGCCCAGAAGAAGACTTACGAGGAGCACCGGGCCGAGGGGCCGGACGCCGTCACCTGCGCCGTCATCACCGTGAGCGACACCCGCACCGAGGCCAACGACACGAGCGGCAGGCTCATCCAGGACATGCTCCAGGACCGCGGCCACCGCGTGGCCTTCTACCGCATCGTGAAGGACGAGCCCGACCAGATCCGCGCCGCCATCGAGGCCGCCTGCGCCGGGGCGGGGGTGCAGGTCGTCATCACCAGCGGCGGCACCGGCATCACCCGGCGCGACACCACCTACGACGTCGTCGCCTCGATGATCGAGAAGGAGATGCCGGGCTTCGGCGAGCTCTTCCGCTTCGTGAGCTACCAGGACATCGGTACCGCGGCCATGCTCACCCGCGCCACCGCCGGCACCTACCGCGAATCGATCGTCATGACCCTCCCCGGCTCCGGGAACGCCTGCCGCACCGGGATGGAGAAGATCATCCTCCCCGAGATCAGCCACATGGTAAGAGAGGTGCTGAAGAAGTAG
- a CDS encoding EamA family transporter, protein MEPLALLLVVVSGFIHAGWNFWVKGSGDPLAALWSALAAALVLYLPLFVARFPGMDSLQAGAPFILATGVIHAFYFLALARAYQTGDLSTVYPLARGSAPLLTAVFAGIFLGERVSPAGGAGILLIVSGAAAVHAFPLWAGPRAPAQAGRGGAIRWALATGLATSVYSVVDKAGVTRVSPEAYIYLMVLISVLFLAPWALSGGRGRSLRALAGEPGAWLRIAVGGLCTMGSYLLVLFAMRMSKVSYVVPAREVSVVLGAALGVFVLKEGGAARKMGGAALVAAGLALLAMAR, encoded by the coding sequence TTGGAGCCCCTCGCCCTCCTCCTCGTCGTGGTCTCGGGCTTCATCCACGCCGGGTGGAACTTCTGGGTGAAGGGCAGCGGCGACCCGCTGGCCGCCCTCTGGAGCGCGCTCGCCGCGGCCCTCGTCCTCTACCTCCCCCTGTTCGTCGCCCGCTTCCCGGGGATGGACTCCCTCCAGGCGGGGGCGCCTTTCATCCTGGCGACGGGCGTCATCCACGCCTTCTACTTCCTCGCCCTGGCGCGCGCCTACCAGACCGGAGACCTCTCGACCGTCTATCCCCTGGCCCGTGGCTCGGCCCCGCTCCTGACCGCCGTCTTCGCCGGGATCTTCCTGGGGGAGCGCGTCTCCCCCGCGGGGGGCGCCGGCATCCTCCTGATCGTGTCGGGGGCCGCCGCCGTCCACGCTTTCCCGCTGTGGGCCGGGCCGCGGGCGCCCGCCCAGGCGGGCCGCGGCGGCGCCATCCGCTGGGCCTTGGCGACGGGGCTCGCGACCTCCGTCTACTCGGTGGTGGACAAGGCGGGGGTAACGCGAGTCTCCCCCGAGGCCTACATCTACCTCATGGTCCTCATCTCGGTCCTCTTCCTCGCGCCCTGGGCGCTGAGCGGCGGGCGCGGGCGGAGCCTGCGGGCGCTGGCGGGGGAGCCCGGCGCCTGGCTCCGGATCGCGGTCGGGGGGCTGTGCACCATGGGCTCCTACCTCCTCGTCCTCTTCGCCATGCGGATGAGCAAGGTGAGCTACGTGGTGCCGGCGCGCGAGGTGAGCGTGGTGCTGGGGGCCGCGCTGGGGGTCTTCGTCCTCAAGGAAGGGGGCGCGGCCCGTAAGATGGGCGGGGCGGCCCTCGTCGCGGCGGGGCTGGCGCTACTGGCGATGGCGAGGTGA
- a CDS encoding LysE family translocator, whose amino-acid sequence MPIDPGALAVFIVTGFVLSITPGPNMLYVLANAVGQGPRAGLVSSLGVGVGALLHAVAAAFGLSAILAASPAAFDAVRYAGAAYLVWLGVQAIRKPVAQKRLDGDATSSPEALFLQGVITNVLNPKVALFFLAFLPQFVRPEIGSAALQILLLGLLFNVTDTAVNVVVAVFSGGLSQRLLRSVGFSKALAWFSGLVFIGLAARLVVSKRG is encoded by the coding sequence ATGCCGATCGACCCGGGTGCGCTCGCCGTGTTCATCGTGACGGGCTTCGTGCTCAGCATCACACCCGGCCCGAATATGCTCTACGTGCTGGCGAATGCGGTGGGCCAGGGGCCGAGGGCCGGCCTCGTCTCCTCGCTCGGCGTCGGGGTGGGAGCCTTGCTCCACGCCGTCGCCGCGGCCTTCGGGCTCTCGGCCATCCTCGCCGCGTCCCCCGCGGCCTTCGACGCCGTCCGCTACGCGGGCGCCGCCTACCTCGTGTGGCTGGGCGTGCAGGCCATCCGCAAGCCGGTCGCGCAGAAGAGGCTGGACGGGGACGCAACGTCCTCGCCGGAGGCGCTGTTCCTCCAGGGGGTCATCACCAACGTGCTGAACCCCAAGGTGGCGCTCTTCTTCCTGGCGTTTCTGCCCCAGTTCGTCCGCCCGGAGATCGGTTCGGCCGCGCTTCAGATCCTCCTGCTCGGGCTGCTTTTTAACGTCACCGACACGGCGGTGAACGTGGTGGTGGCGGTTTTTAGCGGCGGGCTCAGCCAGCGGCTTCTCCGCAGCGTCGGGTTCTCCAAGGCCTTGGCGTGGTTCTCGGGCCTGGTGTTCATCGGCCTCGCCGCGCGGCTGGTGGTCTCCAAGAGGGGCTGA
- a CDS encoding PAS domain S-box protein produces the protein MLHFLDGTRDPSQALVGAYDPGLVFLSYAVASLASFAALTLADRLLDAWMPGPRKAWLASGALVLGIGVWAMHFVGMLAFQLPVPVNYSLRVTLLSMVPAIAASFVVLTVLSRSAVTKGQLIAGGVLMGAGIGAMHYTGMAAMRMRADMFYDPALFALSLFVAMALATAALCIKFLPARRGGAAARWAGALVMGLAIVCMHYTAMAAVYFFPVPEGAAPLMGEGSGFWLDPDLLGGLTGAVTIAVILLALAALALAQSGQRYHMLMESVRDHAICTLDPDGCVSAWNAGAERVHGYSGGEIIGRHISAFYPEEAVLAGEPRRALEAAAREGRFEEEGGWRVRKDGSRFWAGVVINALPDKEGNLRGFSMLVRDVTAVKRAHEALERSNEALRKEIAEREAAQEQLRLSQQSLRRLSGDLMRAQDEERRHFGRELHDSVGQYLTTLKMGLDALGSEAGGRPAGRRLRECIELAEKSIAEVRTMSYLLYPPMLEEMGLHTAVSWYLDGFGKRSGIRVRAEVGREIGRLPRDLELALFRVLQESLTNVLRHSGSRTAQVRLLLQKGEARLEIKDHGRGMPPGMLDSIFDGQGTLGVGLRGMSQRLEQLGGRLEIESSGWGTAVTARLPLPAEAPAGPPAPGGAEPEPHPAR, from the coding sequence TTGCTTCATTTCCTCGACGGAACGCGGGACCCCTCCCAGGCCCTGGTGGGGGCCTACGACCCCGGCCTGGTCTTCCTCTCCTACGCCGTCGCCTCCCTGGCCTCCTTCGCCGCCCTCACCCTGGCCGACCGCCTCCTCGACGCCTGGATGCCCGGCCCCCGCAAGGCCTGGCTCGCCTCCGGCGCCCTGGTGCTGGGGATCGGCGTCTGGGCCATGCACTTCGTGGGCATGCTGGCCTTCCAGCTCCCGGTCCCGGTGAACTACAGCCTCAGGGTCACCCTGCTCTCGATGGTCCCGGCGATCGCCGCGAGCTTCGTCGTCCTGACCGTCCTGTCCCGATCGGCCGTCACCAAGGGCCAGCTCATCGCCGGCGGCGTCCTCATGGGCGCCGGCATCGGCGCCATGCACTACACCGGCATGGCCGCCATGCGCATGCGCGCCGACATGTTCTACGATCCGGCCCTGTTCGCCCTCTCGCTCTTCGTCGCGATGGCGCTCGCCACCGCCGCCCTGTGCATCAAGTTCCTCCCCGCCCGGCGCGGGGGGGCCGCCGCCCGCTGGGCCGGCGCCCTCGTCATGGGCCTCGCCATCGTCTGCATGCACTACACGGCCATGGCGGCCGTCTATTTCTTCCCGGTCCCCGAGGGGGCGGCCCCCCTCATGGGCGAGGGCTCGGGCTTCTGGCTCGACCCGGACCTGCTGGGAGGGCTGACCGGCGCCGTCACCATCGCCGTCATCCTCCTGGCCCTCGCCGCGCTGGCGCTCGCCCAGAGCGGGCAGCGCTACCACATGCTCATGGAGAGCGTTCGGGATCACGCGATCTGCACGCTGGACCCGGACGGCTGCGTCAGCGCCTGGAACGCCGGGGCGGAGCGCGTCCACGGGTATTCGGGAGGCGAGATCATCGGCCGGCATATCTCCGCCTTCTACCCGGAGGAGGCCGTCCTCGCGGGCGAACCCCGGCGGGCGCTGGAGGCCGCGGCGCGGGAGGGGCGGTTCGAGGAGGAGGGCGGCTGGCGCGTCCGGAAGGACGGCTCGCGCTTCTGGGCCGGCGTGGTCATCAACGCGCTGCCGGACAAGGAGGGGAACCTCCGCGGCTTCAGCATGCTGGTCCGCGACGTGACGGCGGTGAAGCGGGCGCACGAAGCCCTGGAGAGGAGCAACGAGGCGCTCCGGAAGGAGATCGCCGAGAGGGAGGCGGCCCAGGAGCAGCTGCGCCTCTCGCAGCAGAGCCTGCGGCGCCTTTCGGGCGATCTCATGCGCGCGCAGGACGAGGAGCGGCGCCACTTCGGCCGGGAGCTTCACGACAGCGTGGGGCAGTACCTGACGACGCTGAAGATGGGGCTGGACGCGCTGGGATCCGAGGCGGGCGGGCGCCCGGCGGGCCGGCGGCTGCGGGAATGCATCGAGCTCGCGGAAAAGTCCATCGCCGAGGTGCGGACCATGTCCTACCTCCTCTACCCGCCCATGCTGGAGGAGATGGGCCTACACACCGCCGTCTCCTGGTACCTCGACGGATTCGGCAAGCGCAGCGGCATCCGGGTGCGGGCGGAGGTCGGCCGGGAGATCGGGCGGCTTCCGCGCGACCTGGAGCTGGCGCTCTTCCGCGTCCTCCAGGAGAGCCTGACGAACGTCCTCCGCCACTCGGGGAGCCGGACGGCGCAGGTGCGGCTGCTGCTGCAAAAGGGCGAGGCGCGCCTCGAGATCAAGGACCACGGCAGGGGCATGCCCCCCGGCATGCTGGACTCCATATTCGACGGGCAGGGGACGCTGGGGGTGGGGCTCCGCGGCATGAGCCAGCGCCTGGAGCAGCTCGGCGGCCGGCTGGAGATCGAATCGTCCGGCTGGGGGACGGCCGTGACGGCGCGGCTGCCTCTCCCGGCGGAGGCGCCGGCCGGGCCGCCGGCGCCCGGCGGGGCGGAGCCCGAGCCGCATCCGGCGCGTTGA
- a CDS encoding pyridoxal phosphate-dependent aminotransferase, translating to MRLATRMSKLPPSPTLAMNAKAAELRAQGKDVISFAAGEPDFDTPGHIKEAAVQALKDGKTKYTEVRGILPLREAVCDWVAEHKGLRYEPKKQVVVSVGGKQAVFNLLHVLLEEGDEIVIPAPIWVAYEPVAVLAGAKVVLVQTSEASGFKFTPEQLREAITPRTKLVVLNSPCNPTGCVYSRRELERIAEIVLPSNAMVLSDEIYGKILYDGEEHVSIASLSAEMKERTILLDGFSKTYAMTGWRLGYTLGPAPIVEAMDTLQSQSTSNAVTFAQWAGIAALRGPHDFLKGWVAEYDRRRRAVVEGLNGVEGLSALMPKGAFYVFPRVSGLFGRKGPDGRIKDSNDVGLYLLEHAQCACVPGVGFGDGAFIRLSYATSFENVRKGIERIRAAVGQLG from the coding sequence ATGCGACTCGCCACCCGCATGAGCAAGCTGCCCCCCAGCCCCACCCTCGCCATGAACGCCAAGGCCGCCGAGCTGCGCGCCCAGGGCAAGGACGTCATCTCCTTCGCCGCCGGCGAGCCCGACTTCGACACGCCCGGCCACATCAAGGAGGCGGCGGTCCAGGCGCTCAAGGACGGCAAGACCAAGTACACCGAGGTGCGGGGCATCCTCCCCCTGCGCGAGGCCGTCTGCGACTGGGTGGCCGAGCACAAGGGCCTGCGCTACGAGCCCAAGAAGCAGGTGGTGGTGAGCGTCGGGGGAAAACAGGCGGTCTTCAACCTCCTCCACGTGCTCCTGGAGGAGGGCGACGAGATCGTCATCCCGGCCCCCATCTGGGTGGCCTACGAGCCGGTGGCCGTCCTCGCGGGGGCCAAGGTGGTGCTGGTCCAGACCTCGGAGGCGAGCGGCTTCAAGTTCACCCCGGAGCAGCTCCGGGAGGCCATCACCCCCCGCACCAAGCTCGTGGTGCTGAACAGCCCCTGCAACCCGACCGGCTGCGTCTACAGCCGGCGCGAGCTCGAGCGGATCGCCGAGATCGTCCTCCCCTCGAACGCCATGGTGCTCTCGGACGAGATCTACGGGAAGATCCTCTACGACGGGGAGGAGCACGTCTCCATCGCCTCCCTCTCGGCCGAGATGAAGGAGCGCACCATCCTCCTCGACGGCTTCTCCAAGACCTACGCCATGACGGGCTGGCGCCTGGGCTACACCCTGGGGCCCGCGCCCATCGTCGAGGCCATGGACACCCTCCAGAGCCAGAGCACGAGCAACGCCGTCACCTTCGCCCAGTGGGCCGGGATCGCCGCCCTGCGCGGGCCGCATGATTTCTTGAAGGGCTGGGTGGCCGAGTACGACCGGCGCCGCCGCGCCGTGGTGGAGGGCCTGAACGGGGTCGAGGGCCTCTCGGCCCTCATGCCCAAGGGCGCCTTCTACGTCTTCCCCCGGGTGAGCGGCCTCTTCGGGCGCAAGGGCCCCGACGGGAGGATCAAGGACTCGAACGACGTGGGCCTCTACCTCCTCGAGCACGCCCAGTGCGCCTGCGTGCCCGGGGTCGGCTTCGGGGACGGCGCCTTCATCCGGCTCTCCTACGCCACCTCGTTCGAGAACGTCCGGAAGGGCATCGAGCGCATCCGCGCCGCCGTGGGCCAGCTCGGCTGA
- the coaD gene encoding pantetheine-phosphate adenylyltransferase — MANTHAIYPGTFDPPTNGHLDIVRRGLRLFSRVTVAISVHPSKAPLFSFEERRAFFLEEFRDTADVEVMSFERELLVAFARRIGARAIIRGLRAVSDFDYEFQMTLMNRRLDDQLETIFLMPSEQYSFISSSLVKEVASLGGDISRLAPPSVCEALARRLKA, encoded by the coding sequence TTGGCGAATACCCATGCCATCTACCCGGGCACCTTCGATCCGCCCACGAACGGCCACCTGGACATCGTCCGGCGCGGCCTCAGGCTCTTCTCCCGGGTGACGGTGGCGATCTCGGTCCACCCCTCGAAGGCGCCCCTGTTCAGCTTCGAGGAGCGCCGCGCGTTCTTCCTGGAGGAGTTCCGGGACACGGCGGACGTCGAGGTGATGAGCTTCGAGCGCGAGCTCCTGGTGGCCTTCGCCCGGCGCATCGGCGCCCGGGCCATCATCCGGGGGCTGCGCGCGGTGAGCGATTTCGACTACGAGTTCCAGATGACCTTGATGAACCGCCGCCTGGACGACCAGCTCGAAACCATCTTCCTCATGCCCAGCGAGCAGTACAGCTTCATCAGCTCGAGCCTCGTGAAGGAGGTGGCCTCCCTCGGCGGGGACATCAGCCGCCTGGCCCCCCCCTCCGTCTGCGAGGCCCTGGCCCGGCGCCTCAAGGCATAA
- a CDS encoding SDR family oxidoreductase, which yields MDLTGKVALIQGGGAGVGRACALALAARGCKVAFGGRTLEPIQQLAEEIRAGGGEALPVRADVTDPAGARHLFGQAREAFGPVDILVNNVGSLVMGPLSELEPEGWHLVLAQNLHAAYYCCREALADMLPRRSGVIVNIGSGGAIHPEGNAAAYCTAKHGLRGLTLSLAEEVRRKGVKVALVNPVGIIDKPAIRKRGRAGKPDSWMLPEDIARAVLFLAEQGPRGLTTEINVAPQAPEYG from the coding sequence ATGGACCTGACCGGCAAGGTGGCCCTCATCCAGGGCGGCGGCGCGGGGGTGGGCCGGGCCTGCGCCCTCGCCTTGGCGGCCCGGGGCTGCAAGGTCGCCTTCGGCGGGAGGACGCTCGAGCCCATCCAGCAGCTGGCCGAGGAGATCCGCGCCGGGGGCGGCGAGGCGCTGCCCGTGCGGGCGGACGTGACGGACCCGGCCGGCGCCCGCCACCTCTTCGGGCAGGCCCGGGAGGCGTTCGGCCCCGTGGACATCCTGGTGAACAACGTGGGGAGCCTCGTGATGGGGCCCCTCTCCGAGCTCGAGCCGGAGGGCTGGCACCTCGTCCTGGCGCAGAACCTCCACGCGGCCTATTACTGCTGCCGCGAGGCGCTGGCCGACATGCTGCCCCGGCGCTCGGGCGTCATCGTCAACATCGGCTCGGGCGGCGCCATCCACCCCGAGGGCAACGCCGCGGCCTACTGCACCGCCAAGCACGGCCTGCGGGGGCTCACCCTCTCCCTCGCCGAGGAGGTCCGGCGGAAGGGCGTGAAGGTGGCCCTCGTGAACCCGGTCGGGATCATCGACAAGCCCGCCATCCGCAAGCGCGGGCGCGCCGGCAAGCCCGACTCCTGGATGCTCCCCGAGGACATCGCCCGGGCCGTTCTCTTCCTCGCCGAGCAGGGCCCCCGGGGCCTCACCACCGAGATCAACGTCGCGCCCCAGGCGCCGGAGTACGGATGA